The proteins below come from a single Candidatus Anaeroferrophillus wilburensis genomic window:
- the atpG gene encoding ATP synthase F1 subunit gamma translates to MANLRDIRKRISSVKSTQQITKAMQMVAASKLKRAQDGVVAARPYATKMSEVLASLALRTEAGKHPLLQRREEKNVELIVMTSDRGLCGGYNNNVIKASDQFLREKQGDYEKVILSVVGKKVRDYYRRRNWEFSSEFLNPGNVTFSYAEEIANEVIDRYVEKTTDAVYVVYTEFKSAMSQNVIVQRLLPVEPQALGEDEVAVEYIYEPSEDELLADILPRYVYTQLFRMLLESIASEHGSRMTAMDSATNNAVEMVAKLTLLYNRARQAAITTELMEIVSGAEALG, encoded by the coding sequence ATGGCAAATCTCAGGGATATACGTAAGCGGATCAGCAGCGTAAAGAGTACCCAGCAGATCACCAAGGCGATGCAGATGGTGGCTGCCTCCAAGCTGAAGCGGGCCCAGGATGGCGTGGTGGCTGCCCGGCCATATGCCACCAAAATGAGTGAAGTGCTGGCCAGTTTGGCTCTGCGGACCGAAGCCGGCAAGCACCCCTTGTTGCAGCGGCGTGAAGAGAAAAACGTCGAATTGATCGTCATGACCTCTGACCGTGGGCTGTGCGGCGGCTATAACAACAATGTCATCAAGGCCAGTGACCAGTTTCTCCGGGAGAAGCAGGGGGACTATGAGAAGGTGATTCTCAGCGTGGTGGGCAAGAAGGTGCGGGACTACTACCGGCGCCGCAATTGGGAGTTTTCCTCTGAATTTCTCAATCCCGGCAATGTAACCTTTTCTTATGCTGAAGAGATCGCCAACGAGGTTATTGATCGGTATGTGGAAAAGACCACTGATGCCGTCTATGTTGTCTACACCGAATTTAAATCGGCTATGTCGCAGAATGTGATAGTTCAGCGGCTGCTGCCGGTGGAGCCGCAGGCTCTGGGTGAAGATGAGGTGGCGGTGGAATATATTTATGAACCGTCTGAAGATGAATTGCTCGCAGATATCCTGCCCCGTTATGTTTACACCCAGTTGTTCAGGATGTTGCTGGAATCCATTGCCAGCGAGCATGGGTCGAGGATGACGGCAATGGATTCGGCGACGAACAATGCGGTTGAGATGGTTGCCAAGCTTACCCTGTTGTACAACCGGGCCCGGCAGGCGGCGATCACCACCGAATTGATGGAAATTGTGAGCGGTGCTGAGGCATTAGGGTAA
- the glmS gene encoding glutamine--fructose-6-phosphate transaminase (isomerizing) yields MCGIVGYMGPQDGVPVVMDGLHKLEYRGYDSAGIATFQEGRIVISRSVGKLRQLEQKLLSSTMAGSPTIGHTRWATHGRPTEPNAHPHAYKGVVVVHNGIIENYVALRRELEAEGNRFASETDTEIISHLIARELGGGAGLPEAVRKALHRVRGAFALGILYEKTPEMMIAARKGSPLVVAYGEQQGEYYLASDIPALLAYSREVIFLDDDEMAVCTPGGMTISRIADGREEQKEVHRITWDPIMAEKGGYKHFMLKEIFEQPQAVSNTLLGRISEDRQRVDLQESGFSADDWRQFNKVVILACGTSWHAGLVGKFWFEKLARIPTEVDIASEFRYREPLVDESTLLVGISQSGETADTLAALQEGKRRGAKIFSICNVMGSSIARQSDGVLYTHAGPEIGVASTKAFTTQLACLMLLALDMAAARGSMAGEEIAHVVDQLLHLPVLMEKVLERAPRLENIARNYHHATDYLYLARGLNYPIALEGALKLKEISYIHAEGYPAGEMKHGPIALIDEQMPVVVLAPHDRHYEKVLSNLQEVVARDGKVIAFTADGDEQVGEHSAEVVFVEEPGELLNPLVYTVPLQLLAYYTAVFKGTDVDQPRNLAKSVTVE; encoded by the coding sequence ATGTGTGGCATTGTTGGTTATATGGGTCCCCAGGATGGTGTGCCGGTGGTCATGGACGGCCTGCATAAACTTGAGTATCGCGGTTATGACTCCGCCGGCATTGCAACGTTTCAGGAAGGTCGGATTGTCATTTCCCGCAGTGTGGGTAAATTACGGCAGCTGGAGCAGAAGCTTCTTTCGTCAACCATGGCTGGTTCGCCGACCATTGGCCACACCCGGTGGGCAACCCATGGCCGGCCAACGGAGCCCAATGCCCACCCCCACGCTTATAAAGGGGTCGTGGTTGTCCATAATGGCATTATTGAAAATTATGTGGCCCTGAGGAGGGAACTGGAAGCTGAGGGCAACCGTTTTGCTTCTGAAACTGATACGGAGATTATCAGCCACCTTATTGCCAGAGAACTGGGTGGTGGTGCGGGCCTTCCTGAAGCGGTGCGCAAGGCGTTGCACCGGGTGCGGGGCGCCTTTGCCCTGGGAATCTTATATGAAAAAACACCGGAGATGATGATTGCCGCCCGCAAAGGCAGCCCTCTGGTGGTTGCCTATGGGGAGCAGCAGGGAGAATATTATCTTGCTTCCGATATTCCGGCTCTGCTGGCCTATTCCCGGGAGGTCATCTTTCTTGATGATGATGAGATGGCGGTCTGTACTCCCGGCGGGATGACGATCAGCAGGATAGCTGATGGCCGGGAAGAGCAGAAAGAGGTACATCGGATTACCTGGGATCCGATTATGGCAGAAAAGGGTGGCTATAAACACTTCATGCTGAAGGAGATCTTTGAACAGCCACAGGCGGTCAGCAACACCCTGCTGGGAAGAATTTCAGAAGACCGGCAACGGGTTGATCTCCAGGAATCAGGCTTTAGTGCCGATGACTGGCGGCAGTTCAATAAGGTGGTTATCCTTGCCTGCGGTACTTCCTGGCATGCGGGACTGGTGGGCAAATTCTGGTTTGAAAAACTGGCCCGCATTCCCACGGAGGTGGATATTGCCTCTGAATTCAGATATCGCGAGCCGCTGGTGGATGAGTCCACCCTGCTGGTGGGCATTTCCCAGTCTGGGGAAACCGCTGATACCCTGGCGGCCCTGCAGGAGGGTAAACGCCGGGGGGCAAAGATTTTTTCCATCTGCAACGTGATGGGGAGCAGTATTGCCCGCCAATCCGATGGAGTACTCTACACCCATGCCGGTCCCGAGATCGGGGTGGCGTCCACCAAGGCATTCACGACCCAGTTGGCTTGCCTGATGCTGCTGGCTTTGGATATGGCGGCGGCCAGGGGGTCCATGGCTGGTGAAGAGATTGCCCATGTCGTCGATCAACTGTTGCACCTGCCGGTGTTGATGGAAAAGGTGCTTGAACGGGCACCCAGGTTGGAAAACATTGCCCGGAACTATCATCATGCGACCGATTATCTCTATCTTGCCCGGGGGTTGAACTATCCCATTGCTCTAGAGGGTGCCCTGAAGCTGAAGGAAATTTCCTACATCCATGCCGAGGGGTATCCTGCCGGGGAGATGAAACATGGTCCCATTGCTCTCATCGATGAACAGATGCCGGTGGTTGTTCTGGCCCCCCATGACCGCCATTATGAAAAAGTTTTAAGCAACCTTCAGGAGGTGGTGGCCAGGGATGGTAAGGTAATCGCGTTTACCGCCGATGGTGATGAGCAGGTGGGCGAGCACAGCGCCGAAGTGGTGTTTGTTGAAGAACCAGGAGAACTGCTGAATCCACTGGTTTATACTGTTCCCCTGCAACTGTTGGCTTACTATACGGCTGTTTTTAAAGGAACTGACGTTGATCAGCCCCGTAATCTGGCTAAAAGCGTGACCGTGGAGTAA
- the glmU gene encoding bifunctional UDP-N-acetylglucosamine diphosphorylase/glucosamine-1-phosphate N-acetyltransferase GlmU, whose amino-acid sequence MGKALVHVCVVEEEYVSDQVAAIVLAAGKGTRMKSSIPKVLHPLLGLPMLAYPLRVLASLKIVQSVVVVGSGRQQVMDRFAGWPGVSFAWQREQRGTADAAAVGLAQLAGFTGTILIICGDVPLLTTATVKDLLIRHRHDGAAVTVLSATLTDGGAYGRVVLDRDGQLERIVEARDATLEELAINRINSGIYCVQAEFLRQVLKEIDCQNVQGEYYLTDMIAGARRVAAVAAYHDVVNPDEIQGINDRQQLSSLEILLADRIRKQWQQAGVTIRFPEQVDIEPDVTIAPDTVIEKGVSLKGKTTIGRGCYLGEGVLLRDVVLADGVKVFPYSVLEQAVVEREVQIGPFARLRPGTVLREAAKIGNFVEVKKAEIGMGSKASHLSYLGDAKIGKGVNIGAGTITCNYDGFHKHETVIEDGVFVGCDTQFVAPVTIGKDALVGAGSTVTKDVPENAVVTSRNRQTVYPGRGMASRAVKNKE is encoded by the coding sequence ATGGGGAAGGCATTGGTCCATGTTTGTGTTGTAGAGGAGGAGTACGTGAGCGATCAGGTTGCAGCGATTGTCCTGGCGGCCGGCAAGGGAACCAGGATGAAATCTTCAATTCCTAAAGTGTTACATCCCTTGCTGGGACTTCCCATGCTGGCTTATCCCCTTCGGGTGCTGGCATCGCTGAAAATTGTTCAAAGTGTGGTAGTGGTCGGCAGCGGCCGGCAGCAGGTGATGGACCGTTTTGCCGGGTGGCCGGGGGTAAGTTTTGCCTGGCAGCGTGAGCAGCGGGGAACTGCTGATGCGGCAGCTGTGGGCTTGGCTCAATTGGCAGGCTTTACCGGGACCATTCTCATTATCTGTGGCGATGTGCCACTCCTTACTACCGCCACCGTCAAGGATCTTCTGATCCGGCATCGACATGATGGTGCGGCGGTAACAGTGCTGAGTGCCACCCTAACCGATGGTGGCGCCTATGGCAGGGTGGTACTCGACCGGGATGGGCAGCTGGAACGGATCGTTGAGGCTCGCGATGCCACCCTGGAAGAACTGGCCATCAACCGGATCAATTCCGGTATCTATTGTGTGCAGGCGGAGTTCCTACGTCAGGTGTTGAAGGAGATTGACTGTCAGAATGTCCAGGGAGAGTATTACCTTACCGACATGATTGCTGGTGCCCGCCGGGTAGCAGCAGTGGCGGCATATCATGATGTTGTCAATCCTGATGAAATCCAGGGAATTAATGACCGGCAACAGCTGAGTTCTCTGGAAATACTGCTGGCTGATCGGATCAGAAAACAATGGCAACAGGCGGGGGTCACCATCAGGTTCCCGGAGCAGGTAGATATTGAGCCTGATGTAACCATTGCCCCGGATACCGTTATTGAAAAAGGTGTTTCACTAAAAGGGAAAACAACCATTGGCAGGGGCTGTTACCTGGGGGAAGGGGTGCTTCTCCGAGATGTTGTTCTCGCGGATGGAGTCAAAGTGTTTCCCTATTCAGTGCTGGAACAGGCGGTGGTGGAACGAGAGGTTCAGATTGGTCCCTTTGCCCGCCTGCGGCCGGGGACGGTCTTGCGGGAAGCGGCAAAAATAGGCAATTTCGTTGAAGTGAAAAAGGCGGAAATTGGTATGGGTAGCAAAGCCTCCCACCTTTCCTATCTTGGTGATGCAAAAATTGGTAAGGGAGTTAATATTGGCGCCGGTACCATTACGTGTAATTATGATGGTTTTCATAAGCATGAGACGGTTATTGAAGATGGGGTTTTTGTTGGTTGTGATACCCAGTTTGTGGCCCCGGTAACCATAGGGAAAGATGCTTTGGTGGGAGCCGGCAGCACGGTTACCAAGGATGTGCCGGAAAATGCCGTGGTCACCAGCAGAAACCGGCAAACGGTGTATCCCGGCCGGGGGATGGCATCCCGGGCAGTAAAAAACAAGGAGTAG
- the atpD gene encoding F0F1 ATP synthase subunit beta encodes MSEKNIGKINQVIGPVVDVEFQKGKLPAIFNSLKITNPAINDQEWNLVCEVAQHLGENTVRAIAMDSSDGLTRGMEVWDTGDQITVPVGREVLGRIINVIGDPVDEMGPVNETKRYPIHRQAPEFTEQSTEVEAFETGIKVVDLLAPYSKGGKIGLFGGAGVGKTVVIMELIHNIATQHGGFSVFGGVGERTREGNDLWHEMKASGVLDKAALVYGQMNEPPGARLRVGLSALTVAEYFRDEEGQDVLLFIDNIFRFTQAGSEVSALLGRMPSAVGYQPNLGTEMGELQERITTTKKGSITSVQAIYVPADDLTDPAPATAFAHLDATTVLSRQIAELGIYPAVDPLDSTSRILDPKVIGDEHYRVARAVQLILQRYKDLQDIIAILGMDELSEEDKQLVTRARKIQRFLSQPFHVAEDFTGTPGVYVKLSDTIRSFDEILTGKHDNLPEQAFYMIGSIEEAVEKAKKLGV; translated from the coding sequence ATGAGTGAAAAAAATATCGGTAAAATTAACCAGGTTATCGGCCCGGTAGTCGACGTTGAATTTCAGAAAGGGAAGCTGCCGGCGATATTTAACTCACTGAAAATCACCAATCCCGCTATTAACGATCAAGAGTGGAACCTGGTATGTGAAGTTGCCCAGCACCTTGGCGAAAATACCGTCCGGGCTATTGCCATGGACTCCAGCGATGGTCTGACCCGCGGCATGGAAGTTTGGGACACCGGCGATCAGATAACGGTTCCCGTTGGCCGAGAGGTTCTGGGCAGGATCATCAATGTTATCGGTGATCCGGTTGATGAGATGGGTCCGGTGAATGAAACGAAGCGTTATCCGATTCACCGGCAGGCGCCTGAATTTACCGAGCAGAGCACCGAAGTTGAGGCCTTTGAAACCGGGATCAAGGTTGTTGACCTCTTGGCTCCCTACTCCAAAGGGGGGAAAATCGGTCTGTTTGGCGGTGCCGGGGTTGGTAAAACCGTTGTTATCATGGAACTGATCCACAATATTGCCACCCAGCACGGTGGGTTTTCCGTTTTTGGCGGGGTTGGTGAGCGGACCCGTGAAGGGAATGACCTCTGGCATGAGATGAAGGCCTCCGGCGTTCTTGATAAAGCAGCGCTGGTCTATGGCCAGATGAATGAGCCTCCGGGAGCTCGCCTCCGGGTTGGCCTTTCAGCTCTGACAGTGGCCGAATATTTCCGCGATGAGGAAGGTCAGGACGTTCTTCTCTTCATTGATAATATCTTCCGCTTTACCCAGGCAGGTTCCGAGGTATCAGCGCTGCTCGGCCGCATGCCTTCGGCGGTTGGTTACCAGCCCAACCTTGGTACCGAAATGGGGGAACTGCAGGAGCGCATTACAACCACCAAAAAAGGATCGATTACGTCGGTTCAAGCGATTTATGTTCCCGCCGATGACTTGACGGACCCGGCCCCGGCGACGGCTTTTGCCCACCTTGATGCGACCACCGTTTTGTCCCGGCAGATTGCCGAACTGGGGATTTACCCTGCGGTAGATCCGCTGGACTCCACCTCCCGGATTCTCGATCCCAAGGTGATTGGTGACGAGCACTATCGGGTGGCGCGTGCCGTGCAGCTGATTCTCCAGCGCTACAAGGACCTTCAGGATATTATCGCTATTCTTGGTATGGATGAGCTGTCCGAAGAGGATAAGCAGTTGGTAACCAGGGCCAGGAAAATCCAGCGTTTTCTCTCGCAGCCGTTCCATGTGGCTGAAGATTTTACCGGTACACCCGGCGTCTATGTCAAGTTATCCGATACCATCCGCAGCTTCGATGAGATTCTCACGGGGAAACATGATAATTTGCCGGAGCAGGCGTTTTACATGATCGGCAGTATCGAAGAAGCGGTGGAGAAGGCGAAAAAGCTTGGTGTGTAA
- a CDS encoding chloride channel protein, which produces MTYRTFLTHMQNLVVRLKRRLSVSENYFLIFLAMVIGLLSGLGNLGLRKSIELCHEYIFMTGFDALDIGAGGWRWLLLPLLPMIGGALLIPLEMLFPGQVSGYSLPNFLKAVNLGGGSLKKRNIFIKMIAPAITIGTGGSAGQEGPIVTIGGTLGYTVGQLFSMGAARIKLLIACGVAGGIAATFNAPIAGVFFALEIIMMGQLDLAIFAPIVISSATAVVFTRVVFGEAAFFSVPAFSLGSHLELINYIVMGVIIGFLAVLFIRFFYRVQDFFQQLKLPRWSKPILGGFLVGVIGLVHPQVMGDVYHYMGEVLRQPTLWHVVLPLIFTKMLATSITLGSGGAGGLFAPILFIGTMIGETCGQLGNMLLPGVVVNYDGYAVVAMGAFLSAVTHAPMTAIFLAYELTSKYQIILPAMFATVIGTVIARSLEREGIDTFGLAREGIHLEGGREVNLLRSITVGDIMTSGPIETIPEDMKLKTILQFLPRSRNTTFPVVDKAGLISGILSIQDIRELVYEQGLEELLVAKELATPRVVTVTAGDNLDLALKKIGYRNIDYLPVVAVDNARQIIGMVSRQDIISAYNRSLLGRELQGKTVPDEVA; this is translated from the coding sequence ATGACCTATCGTACATTTCTTACTCATATGCAGAATCTGGTGGTACGGCTCAAGCGTCGATTATCCGTGTCGGAAAATTACTTTCTTATTTTTCTGGCCATGGTTATCGGACTGCTGAGCGGTCTGGGAAACCTCGGGCTGCGCAAATCCATCGAGTTGTGTCATGAATATATTTTTATGACCGGCTTTGACGCCCTGGATATCGGTGCAGGTGGATGGCGCTGGTTGTTGCTGCCCTTGCTGCCGATGATCGGCGGTGCCCTGCTGATTCCTCTGGAGATGTTGTTCCCCGGCCAGGTTTCCGGTTACAGCCTGCCAAACTTTCTCAAAGCCGTCAATCTGGGCGGTGGGTCGCTGAAGAAGAGAAATATTTTTATCAAGATGATTGCCCCGGCCATAACCATCGGCACCGGTGGTTCCGCTGGCCAGGAGGGTCCCATTGTCACGATTGGCGGCACCCTCGGATATACGGTGGGGCAGTTGTTTTCCATGGGCGCGGCCAGGATCAAGCTGCTGATTGCCTGTGGCGTAGCCGGTGGCATCGCCGCGACTTTCAATGCCCCCATTGCCGGGGTGTTCTTTGCCCTCGAAATTATCATGATGGGTCAGCTTGATCTGGCCATTTTTGCGCCCATTGTCATCTCATCGGCCACTGCCGTTGTGTTTACCCGGGTGGTATTTGGTGAGGCGGCTTTTTTTTCGGTGCCGGCGTTTTCCCTCGGAAGCCATCTGGAACTGATCAATTACATCGTCATGGGGGTGATCATCGGTTTTCTGGCGGTGCTGTTTATCCGCTTTTTTTACCGGGTTCAGGATTTTTTCCAGCAGCTCAAGCTGCCTCGCTGGAGCAAACCAATCCTGGGCGGTTTTCTGGTGGGGGTTATCGGCTTGGTTCACCCGCAGGTGATGGGTGATGTCTACCATTATATGGGGGAAGTGCTGCGACAGCCGACGTTGTGGCATGTTGTCTTGCCGTTGATTTTCACCAAGATGCTGGCTACCTCCATTACCTTGGGCTCTGGAGGCGCCGGTGGTTTGTTTGCCCCGATTCTTTTTATCGGTACCATGATCGGCGAAACCTGTGGCCAGCTTGGCAATATGCTGCTGCCCGGCGTGGTGGTCAACTATGACGGTTACGCCGTGGTGGCTATGGGGGCCTTTCTGTCAGCGGTTACCCATGCTCCGATGACGGCAATTTTTCTGGCCTATGAGTTGACCAGCAAATACCAGATCATTCTGCCGGCCATGTTTGCCACGGTGATCGGCACCGTCATCGCCCGCAGCCTGGAACGGGAAGGAATCGATACCTTTGGTCTGGCCCGGGAGGGTATCCATTTGGAAGGCGGCCGGGAGGTGAACCTCCTGCGTTCCATCACGGTTGGTGATATTATGACCTCCGGTCCCATTGAGACTATTCCGGAGGATATGAAGCTGAAGACTATTCTGCAATTTTTGCCCCGTTCCCGCAATACGACCTTTCCGGTGGTTGATAAGGCTGGTTTGATAAGCGGCATTCTTAGTATCCAGGATATTCGCGAGCTGGTTTACGAGCAGGGTCTTGAAGAGTTGTTGGTGGCCAAAGAATTGGCTACCCCCCGGGTGGTGACCGTCACCGCCGGCGACAATCTAGATCTGGCACTGAAAAAAATCGGCTATCGCAATATTGACTATTTGCCGGTAGTGGCCGTCGATAACGCTCGGCAAATAATTGGCATGGTTTCCCGGCAGGACATTATTTCTGCCTACAACCGTTCATTGCTGGGCAGAGAACTGCAGGGAAAAACAGTGCCGGATGAGGTGGCCTGA
- a CDS encoding CBS domain-containing protein — protein sequence MAKISDVLKEKGTQVYSVDRQTTVYDAIKLMAEKNVGGLVVTAAGQVVGIITERDYLKKVILQGKASNTTAVEEIMTEKVVVVTPDQTVESCMAIMAEKNCRHLPVMEQGVLAGVVSILDLTRQLTREQQTTIKYLQDYIYGKC from the coding sequence ATGGCGAAAATTTCGGATGTTCTTAAGGAAAAAGGCACGCAGGTCTATTCTGTTGATCGGCAGACGACGGTTTATGACGCGATCAAACTGATGGCCGAAAAAAATGTTGGCGGGCTTGTCGTAACTGCTGCGGGACAGGTGGTGGGCATTATTACGGAACGTGATTATCTTAAAAAAGTTATTCTGCAGGGGAAAGCCTCCAATACTACCGCAGTGGAAGAGATCATGACCGAAAAAGTTGTTGTTGTCACTCCCGATCAGACGGTGGAATCCTGTATGGCAATCATGGCGGAAAAGAATTGCCGTCATTTGCCGGTTATGGAACAGGGGGTTCTGGCCGGCGTGGTTTCCATCCTTGATCTGACCCGGCAGTTAACCAGGGAACAGCAGACGACGATTAAATATCTCCAGGATTATATCTATGGAAAATGCTGA
- a CDS encoding F0F1 ATP synthase subunit alpha, whose amino-acid sequence MELRAEEISQIIKNQIENYDKKVEVSETGTILTVGDGIARIYGLEKAMAGELLLFPHDIYGMVLNLEEDNVGAAIFGEDIEIKEGDEVKRTGRIVEVPVGKSILGRVVNGLGQPIDGKGPIESTDFRRVEIKAPGIVDRKSVNEPLQTGLKAIDSMVPIGRGQRELIIGDRQTGKTAVAIDTIINQKNTDVYCIYVAIGQKRSTVAQVVAKLEEYGAMEYTTVVAATASEPAPLQYLSPYTGVTMGEYFRDNGMHALIIYDDFSKQATAYRQLSLLLRRPPGREAYPGDVFYLHSRLLERAAKMSDERGGGSLTALPIIETQAGDVSAYIPTNVISITDGQIYLESDLFYSGIRPAINVGLSVSRVGGAAQVKAMKQVAGSLRLDLAQYREMAAFAQFGSDLDKATQAQLARGSRLVEILKQDQYVPLTVEKQVLIIFAATNGFVDAYDESVLGRYEKELYDFAASKFASVVEEIKEKKQIDDDLKLKVEGLLNEFKGVFKP is encoded by the coding sequence ATGGAACTACGCGCAGAAGAAATAAGCCAGATTATCAAGAATCAGATTGAGAACTATGATAAGAAGGTTGAGGTTAGCGAGACCGGAACCATTCTGACGGTTGGTGATGGTATTGCCAGGATCTATGGCCTGGAAAAAGCCATGGCTGGAGAGTTGCTCCTTTTTCCCCATGATATTTATGGTATGGTGCTGAACCTTGAGGAAGACAACGTCGGAGCGGCGATCTTTGGCGAGGATATCGAGATCAAGGAAGGCGATGAAGTAAAGCGGACTGGCAGAATTGTCGAGGTGCCGGTTGGCAAATCTATTCTTGGCCGCGTTGTCAATGGCCTCGGACAGCCCATTGACGGCAAGGGCCCCATCGAGTCTACCGATTTCCGACGGGTTGAAATCAAGGCTCCCGGGATTGTTGACCGTAAATCAGTTAACGAGCCCCTGCAGACCGGCTTGAAGGCGATTGACTCCATGGTGCCCATCGGCCGGGGGCAGCGTGAGCTGATTATTGGTGACCGGCAGACCGGTAAAACCGCGGTGGCCATCGATACGATCATCAACCAGAAAAACACGGATGTGTATTGCATCTATGTCGCCATCGGCCAGAAACGTTCCACCGTCGCCCAGGTGGTTGCCAAGCTGGAGGAGTATGGTGCGATGGAGTATACCACTGTCGTTGCTGCCACCGCCAGCGAACCGGCACCGCTGCAGTATCTTTCACCCTATACCGGGGTAACCATGGGTGAGTATTTCCGTGACAACGGCATGCATGCCCTGATTATTTATGATGACTTTTCCAAACAGGCCACCGCCTATCGTCAGCTCTCCCTGCTGCTTCGTCGTCCTCCGGGCCGTGAAGCCTATCCGGGCGACGTCTTCTATCTCCATTCCCGCTTGCTGGAGCGGGCGGCCAAGATGAGCGACGAGCGGGGCGGCGGTTCGCTGACCGCTCTGCCGATCATTGAAACCCAGGCTGGTGATGTGTCGGCCTATATCCCCACCAATGTTATTTCTATTACCGATGGCCAGATATACCTGGAATCTGATCTCTTTTATTCAGGTATCCGGCCGGCCATTAATGTTGGCTTGTCGGTTTCCCGGGTTGGCGGCGCCGCCCAGGTAAAGGCGATGAAACAGGTTGCCGGATCGTTGCGCCTTGACTTGGCCCAGTATCGTGAAATGGCTGCTTTTGCCCAGTTTGGCAGCGACCTCGACAAGGCGACCCAGGCGCAGCTGGCCCGTGGTAGCCGGCTGGTGGAGATCCTCAAACAGGATCAGTATGTGCCGCTGACGGTGGAAAAACAGGTGCTGATCATCTTTGCGGCAACCAATGGCTTTGTCGATGCCTATGATGAATCGGTCCTCGGCCGTTATGAAAAAGAGCTGTACGATTTTGCAGCCAGCAAGTTTGCCTCAGTGGTTGAGGAGATCAAAGAGAAGAAGCAGATTGATGATGACTTGAAGTTGAAGGTTGAAGGCCTTCTCAACGAGTTCAAGGGTGTTTTTAAACCGTAG
- a CDS encoding F0F1 ATP synthase subunit epsilon, translating into METDKIILEVVTPYRQVLSEEVDEVIAPGEEGQFGILPGHTPFLAKIRIGDLLYRKDNQIFHLAVSNGYSEASYHKVIAMLDAAERPSEIDIQRAEKALKRAEEKLAVLSPEDKAFFEERTALERALNRIHIAKVK; encoded by the coding sequence ATGGAAACCGATAAAATTATTCTTGAAGTGGTAACCCCCTATCGCCAGGTGCTCAGCGAAGAGGTTGATGAGGTTATCGCTCCCGGTGAAGAGGGACAGTTCGGCATTCTTCCCGGACATACCCCGTTTCTGGCCAAGATCAGGATCGGTGATCTGCTTTATCGTAAAGATAACCAGATATTCCACCTGGCTGTCAGTAACGGTTATTCGGAAGCCAGCTATCACAAGGTTATCGCCATGCTTGATGCAGCTGAACGGCCTTCAGAGATTGATATCCAGCGGGCTGAGAAAGCATTGAAGCGGGCTGAAGAGAAACTGGCTGTGCTATCGCCGGAAGACAAAGCTTTTTTCGAGGAGCGGACTGCTTTGGAGCGGGCCCTCAATCGGATTCATATTGCCAAAGTCAAATAG
- the atpH gene encoding ATP synthase F1 subunit delta: protein MIRDIIAKRYAKAFFSFASEQGILEQATGELSGFSDLVQKHVDLADVLVNPVFEAAERKAILVAVADKVGVSANVRVFLSILIEKNKMKYLAAILDHLGKMVDEAEGILRVAVVSATQLDGETVDRLKQKLVELTRKEDVQLSVEVDESLIGGLITRFAGMVYDGSVRTQLNNLGENLIKEW from the coding sequence GTGATTCGCGATATCATAGCTAAACGGTATGCCAAGGCATTTTTTTCCTTTGCCAGTGAGCAGGGGATACTGGAGCAGGCAACCGGGGAACTGAGTGGATTTTCCGACTTGGTGCAGAAGCATGTTGACCTTGCCGATGTGCTGGTCAACCCGGTATTTGAGGCCGCTGAGCGCAAGGCGATTCTGGTCGCTGTTGCCGACAAGGTTGGTGTCAGCGCCAATGTCCGGGTGTTTCTCTCAATTTTGATTGAAAAAAATAAGATGAAATATCTGGCGGCGATTCTCGACCATCTGGGGAAGATGGTTGATGAAGCTGAAGGAATTCTGCGGGTTGCGGTGGTCTCCGCCACCCAGCTGGATGGTGAAACGGTGGATCGTCTGAAGCAGAAGCTGGTGGAGCTGACCAGAAAAGAGGATGTACAGCTTTCGGTCGAGGTCGATGAGTCGCTGATTGGTGGTCTCATCACCCGTTTTGCCGGCATGGTTTATGATGGCAGCGTGAGGACGCAACTGAACAATCTTGGAGAAAATCTAATAAAGGAGTGGTAG